From Candidatus Manganitrophus morganii, the proteins below share one genomic window:
- a CDS encoding 2Fe-2S iron-sulfur cluster-binding protein, with protein sequence MPTAETTEKKNLVTVEIMGKKYQVPQGITLIQAMWHTGHQITRGIGCLGGVCGACSTLYRTKGSYELKQGLGCQLIVEEGMSFSLSASFPVQKPIYRMEEITDPKQDLFKYFPEVALCRNCNACTEACPQGIDVRTGIWKAAFGDFKEASNLFLSCVMCSLCVPVCIAEISSNQVGLYVRRAEGIFFNERPPQLSSRIEEIHCGKYNTQWETLMKMSEEELKTCPIA encoded by the coding sequence ATGCCGACGGCGGAAACGACCGAAAAAAAGAATCTGGTGACGGTGGAGATCATGGGGAAGAAGTATCAGGTTCCCCAGGGGATCACGCTGATCCAAGCGATGTGGCATACCGGCCACCAGATTACCCGCGGCATCGGCTGTCTTGGCGGCGTCTGCGGGGCCTGCTCGACCCTCTACCGGACCAAAGGAAGTTATGAGCTCAAGCAGGGGCTCGGCTGCCAGCTCATCGTAGAGGAGGGGATGTCCTTCTCTCTTTCCGCCTCCTTTCCGGTTCAGAAGCCGATTTACCGGATGGAAGAGATCACCGATCCCAAACAGGATCTCTTCAAATATTTTCCCGAAGTCGCCCTCTGCCGAAACTGCAACGCCTGCACCGAAGCCTGTCCCCAGGGAATCGATGTCCGAACCGGCATCTGGAAAGCGGCGTTCGGCGATTTCAAAGAAGCCTCCAATCTCTTCCTCTCCTGCGTGATGTGCAGCCTTTGCGTCCCGGTCTGCATCGCCGAGATCTCCTCCAATCAGGTCGGCCTCTATGTTCGCCGCGCGGAGGGAATCTTCTTCAACGAACGGCCGCCGCAGCTTTCCAGCCGAATCGAAGAGATTCACTGTGGAAAGTACAATACGCAATGGGAGACGCTGATGAAGATGTCCGAAGAGGAGCTCAAAACCTGCCCCATCGCCTGA
- the sucC gene encoding ADP-forming succinate--CoA ligase subunit beta, translating to MNIHEYQAKALFAKYQIPVPNGKVAFNPQEAQAAADTLATPITVVKAQIHAGGRGKAGGVKLAKNKSDVASIAQELLGKILITPQTGPQGKEVKKLLVEEGVDIAKELYVSWVADRGTASIVLIASTEGGMEIEEVAAHSPDKIVKLSVDPVIGYQAHQGRTVGFKLGLPKEVIGQWVVMLGNLYRLFIEKDASQIEINPLIITKQNKLMALDAKVNFDDNALLRHEDIRVFRDLDEEDPLETRATAHGLNYVKLDGTIGCMVNGAGLAMATMDVIKLAGAEPANFLDVGGGASKETVKEAFQILLSDPNVKGVFVNIFGGIVRCERIAGGIIEAAKEVSINVPLVVRLEGTNAKEAKQMLAESGLNLIVADTLWDGAQKIVSQVR from the coding sequence ATGAACATTCATGAATATCAGGCGAAGGCCCTTTTTGCGAAATATCAGATCCCGGTTCCAAACGGCAAGGTGGCATTTAATCCGCAGGAAGCGCAGGCCGCCGCCGACACCTTGGCGACACCGATCACAGTGGTGAAGGCGCAGATCCATGCCGGCGGACGGGGAAAAGCGGGCGGCGTCAAGCTGGCGAAGAATAAATCGGACGTCGCTTCGATCGCCCAGGAGCTGTTGGGGAAAATCCTCATTACCCCTCAGACCGGCCCGCAAGGAAAAGAGGTGAAGAAGCTCCTCGTCGAGGAAGGGGTCGATATCGCGAAAGAGCTTTATGTGAGCTGGGTGGCCGATCGGGGGACCGCGTCGATCGTCCTGATCGCCAGCACCGAAGGGGGGATGGAGATCGAAGAGGTGGCGGCGCACTCTCCCGACAAGATCGTGAAGCTCTCGGTCGATCCGGTGATCGGATACCAGGCCCACCAGGGACGCACGGTCGGCTTCAAGCTCGGCCTTCCGAAGGAGGTCATCGGGCAATGGGTGGTGATGCTGGGGAATCTCTACCGGCTCTTCATCGAGAAGGACGCCTCTCAGATCGAGATTAACCCGCTGATCATCACCAAGCAGAACAAGTTGATGGCGCTTGACGCAAAGGTGAACTTCGACGACAACGCTCTCCTCCGCCATGAAGATATTCGGGTGTTCCGAGACCTTGATGAGGAAGACCCGCTTGAGACCCGCGCGACGGCGCATGGCCTCAACTACGTGAAGCTCGATGGGACGATCGGCTGCATGGTCAACGGCGCGGGATTGGCGATGGCGACGATGGATGTGATCAAGCTCGCCGGGGCCGAGCCGGCCAACTTTCTCGATGTCGGCGGGGGTGCTTCGAAAGAGACGGTCAAAGAGGCCTTTCAGATTTTGCTCTCCGATCCGAACGTGAAAGGGGTCTTCGTCAACATCTTCGGCGGGATCGTCCGCTGCGAGCGGATCGCCGGGGGGATCATCGAGGCCGCGAAAGAGGTTTCGATCAACGTTCCGCTCGTCGTCCGCCTTGAAGGGACCAATGCGAAGGAGGCGAAGCAGATGCTGGCCGAGTCGGGCCTGAACCTGATTGTGGCCGACACCCTTTGGGACGGCGCACAAAAAATTGTGTCGCAGGTGAGATAA
- a CDS encoding FAD-binding protein gives MSILEDSKTRVNESRAARMKEERALLSPEDKDALIRKFHPDYKKEAYRTIQIGPNQGEQTVHELANLLEGKSPIASEAVSLSPQHQVDLLIIGGGGAGATAALTAKAAGANVLLATKLRLGDSNTVMAEGGMQVAVSAEDSPVRHFLDSLRGGYMKNDPALLKTLVEEGPEVAKWLMDIGVLFDREADGNLSIRGGGGSSKPRLLRCKDYTGLELMRVLKDCVLNEQVELLEFSPIVELLTDGEGACTGAVLKNLDNNQFIVVQAKAVILATGGIGRLHIQGFPTSNHYGATADGLPIAYRAGAKLTLQDTFQYHPTGAVYPEPMAGILVTEAIRSVGAQLVNVKGERFINEMETRDAVASAVIRECAEGRGVETSAGRRGVWLDMPMVDIVNAEGTLAHRFPNMVRQFSRYQIDIQKEPVLVYPTLHYQNGGIQINVDGESTVRNLFVAGEASGGIHGRNRLMGNSLLDIIVYGRRAGRAASKRATEIALGKLTLAHLDQFREAQKKAGVESKTVSPMLFPDYVKKN, from the coding sequence ATGAGTATTTTGGAAGATTCGAAAACACGGGTGAATGAGAGCCGGGCGGCGCGGATGAAAGAGGAGAGGGCGCTCCTCTCTCCGGAGGACAAAGACGCCCTGATCCGGAAGTTTCATCCCGATTATAAGAAAGAGGCATACCGGACGATTCAGATCGGCCCCAACCAAGGGGAGCAGACGGTTCATGAGCTGGCCAACCTCCTCGAAGGGAAAAGCCCGATCGCTTCCGAAGCGGTTTCCCTTTCACCCCAGCATCAGGTGGACCTGCTGATCATCGGCGGGGGAGGCGCGGGGGCGACGGCGGCGCTCACGGCGAAGGCGGCGGGGGCAAACGTCCTCCTTGCGACCAAGCTGCGGCTGGGCGATTCGAATACGGTGATGGCCGAAGGGGGAATGCAGGTGGCGGTCTCGGCGGAAGATTCCCCGGTGCGCCACTTCCTCGACTCTCTCCGTGGCGGCTATATGAAAAACGACCCGGCGCTCCTGAAGACCCTCGTCGAAGAAGGGCCGGAGGTGGCGAAGTGGCTGATGGACATCGGCGTTCTCTTCGATCGAGAAGCGGACGGCAATCTCAGCATCCGGGGGGGCGGCGGAAGCAGCAAGCCGCGTCTGCTTCGTTGTAAAGATTATACCGGTCTTGAGTTGATGCGGGTGCTGAAAGACTGTGTCCTCAACGAGCAGGTCGAGCTGCTGGAGTTCTCTCCCATCGTCGAGCTTCTGACCGACGGGGAAGGGGCCTGCACCGGCGCCGTCCTGAAGAACCTCGACAACAACCAGTTTATCGTCGTTCAAGCAAAGGCGGTGATTCTGGCGACCGGCGGGATCGGCCGCCTTCATATTCAAGGTTTCCCGACGAGCAATCATTACGGCGCCACCGCCGACGGATTGCCGATCGCTTACCGGGCCGGGGCGAAGCTGACCCTTCAGGATACCTTTCAGTATCATCCGACCGGCGCCGTTTATCCCGAGCCGATGGCGGGGATCTTGGTCACCGAAGCGATCCGGTCGGTCGGGGCGCAGCTGGTCAATGTGAAGGGGGAGCGGTTCATCAATGAGATGGAGACGCGCGATGCCGTCGCCTCCGCCGTGATCCGGGAGTGCGCGGAGGGGCGGGGGGTGGAGACATCGGCCGGCCGGCGCGGCGTCTGGCTCGACATGCCGATGGTCGATATCGTCAACGCCGAGGGGACCCTGGCCCATCGCTTCCCGAACATGGTCCGGCAGTTCTCGCGTTATCAGATCGATATCCAAAAAGAGCCGGTCCTGGTCTACCCGACGTTGCATTATCAGAACGGGGGAATTCAGATCAACGTCGACGGCGAATCGACCGTCCGGAATCTCTTTGTGGCGGGGGAAGCCTCCGGTGGGATTCACGGCCGCAACCGGTTGATGGGGAACTCCCTTCTCGATATCATCGTCTACGGGCGGCGGGCCGGGCGCGCGGCGTCGAAGCGGGCGACGGAGATCGCGCTCGGAAAGTTGACCCTGGCGCACCTCGATCAATTTCGCGAGGCGCAGAAGAAGGCGGGGGTCGAGTCGAAAACAGTCTCGCCGATGTTGTTTCCCGATTATGTGAAGAAGAATTAA
- a CDS encoding aconitate hydratase — MSTELIKKLYQSMPARLAEARKKFGRPLTLTEKILVAHVDDFGTQKWERGKAQLALRPDRVAMQDATAQMAMLQFMQAGKKQAAVPSTIHCDHLIRAQSGAKEDIERAINENKEVYNFLASAAKKYGIGFWKPGAGIIHQVVLENYAFPGALIIGTDSHTPNGGGLGAMAIGVGGADAGEVMAGLPWEVLHPKLIGVKLTGSLSGWTSAKDVILYLCGLLTTKGGTNKIVEYFGPGAETISATGKGTITNMGAELGATTSIFPYDQKMAAYLKLTEREDWAKIADANKELLTADPEVFQSPEKYYDQVVEINLSELEPHVVGPHTPDLARPISKLAAEAKEKGYPIQLKAALIGSCTNSSYEDISRSAHIAKQGLKAGLKAKAQFLVTPGSERIYHTMKRDGFMQTFEEMGATVLANACGPCIGQWKRDDVKKGESNSIISSFNRNFPGRNDGIAETLSFLSSPEIVTAMAFAGDMTFDPVKGTLTAADGTKVQFEPPRGEELPAKGFAKGEEGFVAPAENGDNLTVDVPPTSERLQLLKPFPKWDGKDFSKLPILLKAKGKCTTDHISPAGPWLKFRGHLDKISDNMFLGANNAFTTEAGKANDVLANESNLTPAQVARRYMSKGVGSVVIGDENYGEGSSREHAAMSPRFLGIKVVITKSFARIHETNLKKQGILPLIFANPKDWESFEQNDRVSVVGLSELAPGKAVDVVIHKADGKEITVQANHSMTAQQIDWFKAGSALNALNA, encoded by the coding sequence ATGTCTACTGAATTAATCAAGAAGCTCTATCAGTCGATGCCGGCGCGTCTGGCAGAAGCGCGTAAGAAGTTCGGCCGCCCGCTCACCCTGACCGAAAAGATCCTGGTCGCGCATGTCGACGATTTTGGAACGCAGAAGTGGGAGCGAGGGAAGGCGCAGCTGGCGCTGCGGCCCGACCGGGTGGCGATGCAGGATGCGACCGCCCAGATGGCGATGTTGCAGTTCATGCAGGCGGGGAAGAAGCAGGCCGCCGTCCCGAGCACCATCCACTGCGATCATCTGATCCGCGCCCAGAGCGGGGCGAAAGAAGACATCGAGCGGGCGATCAACGAGAACAAAGAGGTCTACAACTTTCTCGCCTCGGCCGCGAAGAAATACGGGATCGGTTTTTGGAAGCCGGGGGCCGGGATCATTCATCAGGTGGTTCTTGAGAATTACGCCTTCCCCGGCGCCCTGATCATCGGGACCGATTCACATACGCCGAACGGTGGCGGACTCGGCGCGATGGCGATCGGCGTCGGCGGAGCCGATGCCGGTGAAGTGATGGCCGGCCTTCCATGGGAGGTGCTTCATCCGAAATTGATCGGCGTGAAATTGACCGGCAGCCTCAGCGGCTGGACCTCGGCGAAAGATGTCATCCTCTACCTCTGCGGCCTGTTGACGACCAAGGGCGGAACCAACAAAATCGTCGAGTACTTCGGACCGGGCGCCGAGACGATCAGCGCCACCGGAAAAGGAACGATCACCAACATGGGGGCCGAGCTCGGCGCCACCACCTCGATCTTCCCCTATGACCAGAAGATGGCGGCCTACCTGAAGCTGACCGAACGGGAGGATTGGGCCAAGATTGCCGATGCGAACAAGGAGCTCTTGACCGCCGATCCGGAAGTCTTCCAATCGCCGGAGAAATACTACGACCAGGTGGTCGAGATCAACCTCTCGGAGCTGGAGCCGCATGTCGTCGGCCCGCACACCCCCGACCTCGCCCGTCCCATTTCCAAATTGGCGGCCGAGGCGAAGGAGAAGGGGTATCCGATCCAGCTCAAAGCGGCGTTGATCGGCAGCTGCACCAACTCTTCCTACGAAGACATCAGCCGGTCGGCCCACATCGCCAAGCAGGGACTCAAAGCGGGGCTCAAGGCGAAAGCGCAGTTCCTCGTCACCCCCGGCTCCGAGCGGATCTACCACACGATGAAGCGGGACGGCTTCATGCAGACCTTCGAAGAGATGGGAGCGACGGTTCTCGCGAACGCCTGCGGACCGTGCATCGGCCAGTGGAAGCGGGACGATGTGAAGAAGGGAGAGTCGAACTCGATCATCAGCTCCTTCAATAGAAATTTCCCCGGCCGCAACGACGGGATCGCCGAGACCCTCTCTTTCCTCAGCAGCCCGGAGATCGTGACGGCGATGGCTTTTGCCGGCGACATGACCTTCGATCCGGTGAAGGGGACGCTGACCGCCGCCGATGGGACGAAGGTTCAATTCGAGCCGCCGCGAGGCGAAGAGCTTCCCGCGAAAGGTTTTGCCAAAGGGGAAGAAGGATTTGTCGCCCCGGCGGAAAACGGCGACAACCTGACCGTCGACGTTCCGCCGACCAGCGAGCGGCTCCAGCTTCTGAAGCCTTTCCCGAAATGGGATGGAAAAGATTTCTCGAAGCTGCCGATTCTTCTCAAGGCCAAAGGAAAATGCACGACCGACCATATCTCTCCGGCCGGTCCCTGGCTCAAGTTCCGGGGGCATCTCGATAAGATCAGCGACAACATGTTCCTCGGCGCCAACAACGCCTTCACGACCGAAGCGGGGAAGGCGAACGATGTCCTTGCCAATGAGTCGAACCTTACGCCGGCCCAGGTGGCCCGAAGATATATGTCCAAAGGGGTCGGGTCGGTGGTGATCGGCGATGAAAATTACGGCGAGGGAAGCTCCCGCGAGCATGCCGCGATGTCCCCCCGTTTCCTCGGCATCAAGGTGGTGATCACCAAGAGCTTCGCCCGGATCCATGAGACAAACCTTAAGAAGCAGGGGATTTTGCCGCTCATTTTTGCGAACCCGAAGGATTGGGAAAGCTTTGAGCAGAACGACCGGGTGAGCGTCGTCGGTCTTTCCGAGTTGGCCCCGGGCAAAGCGGTCGATGTGGTGATCCACAAGGCGGACGGAAAAGAGATCACGGTCCAGGCGAATCACAGCATGACCGCGCAGCAGATCGACTGGTTCAAGGCGGGATCGGCGCTCAATGCGCTGAACGCGTAA
- a CDS encoding GNAT family N-acetyltransferase: MVEIIDRLEDLRILATSWNKIAEPFGNPLLRHEWFVACAEAFCPPQQLSIVVVRSKGKTTAAAPLVSVRQKGIERLELLGCSFLFEPGGFIYEDPAALEELVDGIVALKRPLRLRRVSSSAEEIRRLRERSERHAYSTVKETEASLWLSCKGGWSEFESALSSSRRACFRRAKRRAEAEGKVQFEMVSPDAENVDRYLEELLVVETAGWKGQHGTALRLNEPLKRFFYLYAQAAARLGLLRLGFFRMDEKAIASMLAIEYADRLWVLKTGYDEVWARCSPGALLMHEMIRYAFEQGLEGYEFLGIDEPWLRIWTDQAHSYVSTRLYPYSLKGLFGLGLDLSYQAAGKVMRRFK, encoded by the coding sequence GTGGTTGAAATCATCGACCGTCTAGAGGATCTCCGCATTCTTGCGACGTCTTGGAACAAGATTGCAGAGCCGTTTGGAAATCCGCTGCTTCGTCACGAGTGGTTTGTCGCTTGTGCCGAGGCCTTTTGCCCGCCGCAGCAACTCTCCATCGTCGTCGTCCGTTCAAAAGGGAAGACCACCGCGGCGGCCCCCTTGGTCTCTGTTCGACAGAAGGGAATCGAACGGCTCGAACTATTGGGTTGTTCTTTTTTGTTTGAGCCGGGCGGGTTTATTTATGAAGACCCGGCCGCGCTGGAAGAACTGGTGGACGGCATCGTCGCTCTGAAGCGGCCGCTGCGCCTGCGAAGGGTCTCCTCCTCCGCTGAAGAAATCCGCCGATTGCGCGAGCGCAGCGAGCGGCATGCCTATTCGACGGTCAAGGAAACGGAGGCGTCGCTCTGGCTCTCTTGTAAAGGGGGATGGTCCGAATTCGAGTCGGCCCTTTCTTCTTCCCGCCGCGCCTGTTTCCGGAGGGCGAAAAGGCGGGCGGAGGCCGAGGGAAAGGTGCAGTTTGAGATGGTCTCTCCCGATGCCGAAAACGTCGATCGTTATCTTGAAGAGCTCCTTGTTGTGGAGACGGCCGGCTGGAAAGGACAACATGGAACGGCGCTGCGGTTAAACGAGCCGCTGAAACGGTTTTTTTATCTCTACGCTCAGGCTGCGGCGCGCCTCGGACTTCTTCGGCTTGGTTTTTTCAGGATGGATGAAAAGGCGATCGCTTCTATGCTGGCGATTGAATATGCGGATCGGCTCTGGGTCTTAAAGACCGGCTATGATGAAGTATGGGCCCGGTGTTCCCCCGGGGCGCTTCTGATGCATGAGATGATCCGTTATGCCTTCGAGCAGGGGCTCGAAGGATATGAGTTCTTGGGAATCGATGAACCTTGGCTGCGGATCTGGACCGACCAGGCCCACTCTTATGTCTCGACCCGGCTCTACCCCTATTCCCTAAAAGGCTTGTTCGGCCTGGGGCTCGATCTCTCTTACCAAGCGGCCGGCAAGGTCATGCGGCGCTTCAAATAA
- the nfi gene encoding deoxyribonuclease V (cleaves DNA at apurinic or apyrimidinic sites) translates to MNFLDLHRWDVTPLEAIEIQNRLRRQLILDQAPAVIRTIAGVDVSNAFGSNRLFAAVVVLDLQHPQPKGFPILEVATASLEVDFPYVPGLLSFREIPVVLKAWEKLQIRPDCLMADGQGIAHPRRIGIASHLGLLVDLPSIGCGKTRLIGTHREPGPLRGDGAPLIDRGETIGAVLRTRDGVSPVFISPGHRMTLDRAVEIVLSSQLRYRLPEPTRMAHQLVNEARRAA, encoded by the coding sequence ATGAACTTTCTCGATCTTCATCGATGGGATGTGACCCCCCTCGAAGCGATCGAGATCCAGAACCGGCTCCGCAGACAACTTATCTTAGATCAGGCCCCGGCGGTGATCCGAACGATCGCCGGGGTCGACGTTTCCAACGCGTTCGGGTCGAATCGGCTCTTCGCCGCTGTGGTCGTCCTCGATCTTCAACATCCGCAGCCGAAGGGATTCCCGATCCTGGAGGTCGCGACCGCTTCGCTGGAGGTCGACTTTCCATATGTCCCCGGTCTGCTTTCCTTCCGAGAAATTCCTGTCGTTTTAAAAGCGTGGGAGAAACTGCAGATCCGCCCCGATTGTTTGATGGCCGACGGCCAGGGGATCGCCCACCCGAGGCGGATCGGCATTGCCTCTCATCTCGGTCTGCTCGTCGATCTTCCCTCCATCGGCTGCGGCAAGACGCGGCTGATCGGCACCCATCGCGAGCCGGGGCCATTGCGAGGGGATGGGGCTCCCTTGATCGATCGCGGCGAAACGATCGGCGCGGTCCTCCGGACGCGCGATGGGGTGTCGCCGGTTTTTATCTCTCCCGGTCACCGGATGACGCTCGACCGGGCGGTGGAGATCGTCCTCTCCTCCCAACTCCGCTATCGTTTGCCGGAGCCGACACGGATGGCGCATCAGCTGGTGAATGAGGCGCGCCGGGCGGCGTAA
- a CDS encoding proline dehydrogenase family protein — MIQIKEWMVRRLAENYIAGPHLTDALRLCRRISARGWGSILCPWDGPGDTPEEVLSNYQTALQTIACENLDAHLSIKAPSLRYDFELLKRLMDPAAERGARIHFDAQDFHTATPTFRLLERAVQFYPNIGCTLPSRWRRSCFDAERAIAFRVPVRVVKGEWPDPIREAIDPKGRFLDLIDRLAGRASEVAVATHDPVLARAALARLQKSGTPCRLEQLWGLPLRAKEVAEPMGVPVRIYIPYGHAWLPYCMGAIRRRPIILAWAARDFFLTRRSL, encoded by the coding sequence TTGATCCAAATAAAAGAATGGATGGTGCGGCGTCTGGCCGAAAATTACATCGCCGGTCCGCATCTCACCGATGCCCTCCGTCTTTGCCGCCGGATATCCGCCCGCGGGTGGGGGAGTATCCTCTGCCCCTGGGACGGGCCGGGGGATACGCCGGAAGAGGTTCTCTCAAATTATCAAACGGCGTTGCAGACCATCGCCTGCGAAAATTTGGACGCCCATCTCTCGATCAAAGCCCCTTCGCTCCGATATGACTTTGAATTATTGAAGCGGCTTATGGATCCGGCCGCCGAGCGGGGAGCCCGAATCCATTTTGATGCGCAAGATTTTCATACCGCCACGCCGACTTTTCGGCTGCTTGAAAGGGCCGTTCAGTTTTATCCGAACATCGGTTGCACCCTTCCTTCCCGATGGCGTCGGAGTTGTTTCGACGCCGAGCGGGCGATCGCTTTCAGGGTCCCGGTGCGGGTGGTGAAAGGGGAGTGGCCCGATCCGATCAGAGAGGCGATCGATCCGAAGGGGCGCTTTTTGGATCTGATCGATCGGTTGGCCGGCCGGGCTAGCGAGGTGGCGGTCGCCACACACGATCCGGTGTTGGCCCGGGCCGCGTTGGCGCGGCTTCAAAAGTCGGGAACTCCCTGCCGGTTGGAGCAGTTGTGGGGTTTGCCGCTGCGGGCGAAAGAGGTTGCGGAGCCGATGGGGGTTCCTGTCCGGATTTATATTCCTTATGGGCACGCGTGGCTTCCCTACTGTATGGGTGCAATCCGAAGGCGGCCGATTATACTGGCGTGGGCGGCGAGAGATTTTTTTCTGACGAGGCGGTCACTGTGA
- the sucD gene encoding succinate--CoA ligase subunit alpha has product MSILVNKNSRILVQGITGKEGSFHASACKAYGTKVVAGVTPGKGGTDFEGIPVFDTVEAAVEKTGADVSLIFVPPPFAADAIMESAQAGVPLIICITEGIPVLDMMKVKRFLADKPVRLIGPNCPGVITPEEAKIGIMPGFIHKKGNVGVVSRSGTLTYEAVWQLTQRGLGQSTCVGIGGDPVNGTHFVDVLGMFEKDRQTEAIVMIGEIGGDAEERAADYIKRNVTKPVVAFIAGITAPPGRRMGHAGAIIAGGKGTADDKMSALEAAGVTVVKNPALIGEAIEKLLKKKGGARRPAAALKKAKAKPKLKSVPKAKAKSKSKPKGKAKK; this is encoded by the coding sequence ATGAGCATTCTGGTGAATAAGAACTCGCGGATCTTGGTGCAGGGGATCACAGGGAAGGAGGGCTCCTTCCATGCCTCGGCCTGCAAAGCCTATGGAACGAAGGTGGTCGCAGGGGTCACCCCGGGCAAGGGGGGGACCGATTTCGAGGGGATTCCGGTGTTCGATACGGTCGAAGCGGCGGTGGAGAAGACCGGTGCCGATGTGTCGCTGATCTTCGTTCCCCCCCCGTTCGCGGCCGACGCCATCATGGAGTCGGCGCAGGCCGGCGTTCCGTTGATCATCTGCATTACCGAGGGAATCCCGGTGCTGGACATGATGAAGGTGAAGCGGTTCCTCGCCGACAAGCCGGTCCGTCTGATCGGGCCGAACTGTCCCGGCGTCATCACGCCGGAAGAGGCGAAGATCGGGATCATGCCCGGCTTCATTCATAAAAAAGGAAATGTCGGCGTCGTCTCACGCAGCGGGACCCTTACTTATGAGGCGGTCTGGCAGCTGACGCAGCGGGGATTGGGACAGTCGACCTGCGTCGGCATCGGCGGCGACCCGGTGAACGGAACCCACTTTGTCGATGTCCTCGGGATGTTCGAGAAAGACCGGCAGACCGAGGCGATCGTGATGATCGGAGAGATCGGCGGCGACGCCGAAGAGCGGGCGGCCGATTACATCAAGCGGAACGTGACCAAGCCGGTCGTCGCTTTCATCGCCGGGATCACCGCCCCTCCGGGACGGCGAATGGGCCATGCGGGCGCCATCATCGCCGGCGGCAAGGGGACGGCGGACGACAAGATGTCGGCCCTCGAAGCGGCCGGCGTCACGGTCGTGAAAAATCCGGCGCTGATCGGAGAGGCGATCGAGAAACTGCTGAAGAAAAAAGGGGGCGCCCGGCGCCCTGCGGCGGCGCTGAAGAAGGCCAAAGCAAAGCCGAAGCTGAAGAGCGTGCCGAAGGCCAAGGCGAAGTCCAAATCCAAGCCGAAGGGCAAGGCAAAAAAATGA
- a CDS encoding 4Fe-4S dicluster domain-containing protein yields the protein MSHSDSQSSLIRIEVDGAEHPVPEGITVIQAMWHLGRPTIHGVGCLGGVCGACPITYRLPDQPASKTGLACQTAVREGMAITFIPSDSSKKAIALLPKEAPTQKTLFQYYPETRRCTACRACTSVCPQEIDVMGGVRAAINGELATVAEKFTTCVMCGLCAAVCEVQIKPHRVGMYARRLTGAFYPKEATSLLHRIEEVRSGKYDAEWRELLSGDLSALAHDRVM from the coding sequence ATGTCCCATTCCGATTCTCAGTCTTCTCTGATCCGCATCGAGGTCGATGGCGCCGAACACCCCGTCCCGGAAGGAATCACCGTCATCCAAGCGATGTGGCATCTCGGCCGGCCGACGATCCACGGGGTCGGCTGTCTCGGCGGCGTCTGCGGCGCCTGTCCCATCACCTACCGCCTTCCCGACCAACCGGCCTCGAAAACGGGGCTTGCCTGCCAGACGGCGGTTCGCGAAGGAATGGCGATCACCTTCATCCCCTCCGACAGCTCCAAAAAGGCGATCGCGCTTCTTCCGAAAGAAGCCCCGACGCAGAAAACCCTCTTTCAGTATTATCCCGAAACGCGCCGGTGCACCGCTTGCCGCGCCTGCACGTCGGTTTGTCCGCAGGAGATCGACGTCATGGGGGGGGTGCGGGCGGCGATCAACGGAGAGCTTGCCACCGTGGCGGAGAAGTTCACCACTTGCGTGATGTGCGGCCTTTGCGCGGCGGTCTGCGAAGTGCAGATCAAGCCCCACCGCGTCGGGATGTATGCCCGCCGGCTGACCGGCGCCTTCTATCCGAAAGAGGCGACCAGCCTGCTTCATCGGATCGAGGAGGTTCGATCGGGGAAATATGATGCCGAATGGAGAGAACTCCTTTCCGGCGATCTTTCGGCATTGGCCCATGATCGTGTGATGTAG